From Granulicella cerasi, a single genomic window includes:
- a CDS encoding RNA polymerase sigma factor has product MQAADTERRFHDQVGSHRGILFKVCNLYGTSHEDREDLAQEILIQLWRSFGAFDGRCAFSTWMYRVALNTAISWLRHDTFRRQHIEPAEEHLLIALPAREADSDKLRLLYDLIEDLDPMQKAMVMLYLDGNSHQEIGEVLGTTASNVSTRMNRIKNEWKQKIGHRPSQEKNHDNL; this is encoded by the coding sequence ATGCAGGCTGCCGACACAGAACGACGATTTCACGATCAGGTAGGAAGCCATCGCGGCATCCTCTTCAAGGTCTGTAATCTCTACGGCACATCCCACGAGGACCGCGAAGACCTGGCGCAGGAGATTTTGATCCAACTCTGGCGCTCTTTTGGCGCGTTCGATGGCCGCTGCGCCTTCTCTACGTGGATGTACAGGGTTGCGCTTAACACAGCGATCTCCTGGCTGCGCCATGACACGTTTCGCCGCCAGCATATCGAACCCGCGGAAGAACACTTGCTGATCGCTCTGCCTGCCCGAGAGGCTGATTCTGACAAACTCCGTCTGCTATATGACCTCATCGAAGACTTAGACCCCATGCAGAAGGCGATGGTCATGCTCTATCTGGACGGCAATAGCCATCAGGAAATTGGCGAAGTTCTGGGCACCACGGCTTCGAACGTGTCGACCAGAATGAATCGCATAAAGAACGAATGGAAACAGAAAATAGGCCATCGCCCTAGCCAGGAGAAGAATCATGACAACCTTTGA
- a CDS encoding TetR/AcrR family transcriptional regulator → MPRNGDQVRKRLQWAALELFRARGYEETTAAEIAAEAGVTERTFFRHFADKRDVLFDGEAAFSEALTKAIRNAPKALNPWDTLLYAFSSVKEMFIENRPFTEPRQQVIAAVPALQERAMAKTRSLITAVASALSERGIAGPEANLIAWMGMAASSYGVAAWFKDSSVELGEHMVEAFQQAGRLSQSNLTTKLPPIRKRAGKLRDGSHPV, encoded by the coding sequence ATGCCAAGAAACGGAGATCAGGTACGCAAGCGCCTTCAGTGGGCAGCGCTGGAGCTTTTCCGCGCGCGCGGATACGAGGAGACGACTGCCGCCGAGATCGCCGCCGAGGCGGGCGTTACCGAGCGGACCTTCTTTCGTCATTTTGCGGATAAGCGCGACGTGCTCTTCGATGGAGAAGCCGCTTTTAGTGAAGCTCTGACGAAAGCAATCCGCAACGCTCCCAAAGCGCTCAACCCCTGGGATACTCTTCTCTACGCCTTCAGCTCCGTGAAGGAAATGTTCATCGAGAACCGTCCCTTCACAGAACCACGTCAACAGGTCATCGCTGCTGTTCCCGCTTTGCAGGAACGTGCCATGGCGAAGACTCGATCTCTGATCACCGCAGTGGCGTCGGCGCTATCCGAGCGAGGCATCGCAGGGCCAGAGGCGAACCTCATCGCCTGGATGGGCATGGCCGCATCCAGTTACGGTGTGGCTGCGTGGTTCAAAGATAGTTCAGTGGAACTGGGCGAGCACATGGTCGAGGCGTTTCAGCAGGCAGGCCGATTATCACAATCCAATCTCACGACGAAGCTGCCCCCCATTCGAAAGAGAGCAGGCAAGCTTCGAGACGGATCCCATCCGGTCTGA